TAGCATAGAGTTCCGGGGATATATAGCCTTGTTTTAGCAGTGAACGTACATCATTTTTTGCCTTACGGTCTATGGGTAGCTCGTTGATGTAGTCCTCAATTATTTGAATCCTTGCTCTATAAAAGCTGGGAGACTGTTTCATGAGAGTTCCATTTCCAGTTGGTTGACTGCTGCTGACAAGCTGATTTGGTTGGTGGCTGCATAATTGAGCAACATATTCTCCATCTGTCGATATCCATCCGCACGATTGAGGATAGTAGCAATGCCCGGATAGCTTTCCAGATCAAGACTCAACAGCAGATCACGCACTTTTTGACGTAGCTGGATAATGGTATTTTCTCTTTTTTTGCTCATGGTTATAGTTTTTTAAGCACTAGAATGTCGGTGGGTACGCTGGAATTTCTAAATACTGCCGGTAGTCGGTAAGCATCTACTAAGTCAGCTATCTTACCTATCGCTTGTTTGATCTCCTTGTACTTATCTCCATTGCGCAGAAAATTAGAAGAAGTCAGGAATACGATCAGCCCATCCTTTTTAAGGAGCTTCAGCCCATAGTACAGGAAGAAATTCTCTATGGTATGATGCCTCGGCTTAGTATTAAAGTAACTGGCATAAGGCCCTAAATGAGTGCCGTAAGGAGGATTGCCGATAATCAGATCAAGGTCGGTTCCGATCCAGGGCTTGCTGGCCTTAGTAGTATAGCGGGGTGCTTCTAGGAAGAGCGTTTCAAAATATTGGTTGTAAAGGGTTGCTTTGGGGTGCAGAATTTGGGCAATCCTAAAGGATATAGGGTTGATTTCTAAACCAAACAATTTTGCCTGAGTCGGAGCATGGTCAAATATTCTTCCGGTACCGCAAGAGGGTTCTAAAACTTTTCCGTCTAGAGGAAAGCCATAGTGGTTGGCCAGATCCCACATAATTTGAATGAGAAAATCTGGTGTGTAAAACTCATCTGCTGCGCCTGCATATTCATCATCTGCATCAGAGATTCCTCCAGCACCTTCATAAGTTCTCAACAACGCTTTTTCTTCCTCACTATAGGATTCTTCCGCAGCATCTTTCCTGCGGATCATCGCTTCTATTTCTGCTTTGTTTTGGGCTTGTATTCCTGAAAAGACTTCCAATTCTGGCACTCCTTTTTTTAGGTGACAAGGTAGAATGGTATCATTTAATGGGAGTAGGTTGGAAGAGTTTGTGCTAAGTTAGGTGAGTATTTACTGGTCGAACTATAAATTGGTAATAATGGCCAATAGGCAGCAATTTAATTTTCTAGCTGAATTGTTCAGTTGCTTCCTTTCGCCTCAGCCTGATTAAGGGTTTTTAGTACCTCTCTTTTTTAAAAATGATTACTTTTACAAGTAAATAGGCTGAATAATTAATTTTGAATTCAATTAATAAATAACTCCATTTCTTCATCTAAAACCCACTTATTTTCATTAAGCTCTTTTATAATAGTAAAGGCAGCCTTTTGCTTCTTGAGTTGCTCTATAATAAACTCACTTTTAATCAGTTTTTCCTTCCAATCTGTATAATAAATATGCTTTAAAACAAATAGAACAAAACCCAAAGGGGTTACGATTTGATTGCATGGAACTCTTACATTGGTAACATGTCCAAAATGGAAATGTGCTGTTGAATGAACTAGTGGTTTGTGTAGTTTAGAATCTACATCGT
This window of the Porifericola rhodea genome carries:
- a CDS encoding HsdM family class I SAM-dependent methyltransferase encodes the protein MPELEVFSGIQAQNKAEIEAMIRRKDAAEESYSEEEKALLRTYEGAGGISDADDEYAGAADEFYTPDFLIQIMWDLANHYGFPLDGKVLEPSCGTGRIFDHAPTQAKLFGLEINPISFRIAQILHPKATLYNQYFETLFLEAPRYTTKASKPWIGTDLDLIIGNPPYGTHLGPYASYFNTKPRHHTIENFFLYYGLKLLKKDGLIVFLTSSNFLRNGDKYKEIKQAIGKIADLVDAYRLPAVFRNSSVPTDILVLKKL